TCACCCATTGACACACTACGGGAGATCCTCAAGAGACGGACCCAGTCCCGGCCTGGCGGCCCCCCTAACCCACCAGGGCCGAGCCCGAAAGGCCTGGCCAAGGTGGTGGGCAGCGGAGGTCCTGGCAGCTCGCTGGAAGCCCGCAGCCCCGCAGACCTTCACCTCTCACCCCTGGCCAAGAAGTTGCCTCCGCCACCAGGCAGCCCCCTGGGCCACTCACCaactgcctctcctcctcccacggCCCGGAAGATGTTCCCAGGCCTGGCTGCACCCTCCCTGCCCAAGAAGCTGAAGCCTGAACAAATGCGGGTGGAGATCAAACGGGAGATGCTGCCAGGGGCCCTTCATGGGGTGCCACACCCATCAGAGGGTCCCTGGGCGGCACCACGGGAAGACATGGCCCCCCTGAACCTGTCGTCCCGGGCAGAGCCTGTGCGTGACATCCGCTGTGAGTTCTGCGGTGAGTTCTTCGAGAACCGCAAGGGCCTGTCGAGCCACGCGCGCTCCCACCTGCGGCAGATGGGCGTGACCGAGTGGTCTGTCAACGGCTCGCCCATTGACACGCTGCGGGAGATCCTCAAGAAGAAGTCCAAACCGTGCCTCATCAAGAAAGAGCCGCCAGCCGGAGACCTGGCCCCTGCCTTGGCTGAGGATGGGCCTCCCACGCCTACTCCTGGGCCTGTGCAGGCCCCCCTGCCACTGGCGCCAATGGCTGGCCGCCCAGGCACACCAGGAGCTGGGCGGGCCCAGGTTCCTCGAGAGCTCAGCTTGGCACCTATCACTGGTGCCAAGCCCTCAGCCACTGGCTACCTGGGCTCAGTGGCAGCCAAGCGGCCCCTGCAGGAGGACCGCCTCCTCCCAGCAGAGGTCAAGGCCAAGACCTACATCCAGACCGAACTGCCCTTCAAGGCAAAGACCCTCCACGAGAAGACCTCCCACTCCTCCACTGAGGCCTGCTGTGAGCTGTGTGGCCTTTACTTCGAAAACCGCAAGGCCCTGGCCAGCCACGCACGGGCGCACCTGCGGCAATTTGGCGTGACCGAGTGGTGTGTGAACGGCTCACCCATTGAGACACTGAGCGAATGGATCAAGCACCGGCCCCAGAAGGTGGGGGCCTACCGCAGCTACATCCAGGGCGGCCGCCCCTTCACCAAGAAGTTCCGCAGCGCCGGCCACGGCCGTGACAGCGACAAGCGGCCACCCCTCGGGCTGGCACCCGGGGGCCTGGCTGTGGTGGGCCGCAGCGCTGGGGGTGAGCCAGGGCCTGAGGCTGGCCGGGCAGCTGACAGTGGTGAGCGGCCTCTGGCA
This Ailuropoda melanoleuca isolate Jingjing unplaced genomic scaffold, ASM200744v2 unplaced-scaffold39904, whole genome shotgun sequence DNA region includes the following protein-coding sequences:
- the LOC109488834 gene encoding LOW QUALITY PROTEIN: protein Wiz-like (The sequence of the model RefSeq protein was modified relative to this genomic sequence to represent the inferred CDS: inserted 1 base in 1 codon) encodes the protein KKAKLKAAGTASPWGKQDLSAAAAAGIFWASDVEPSPLNLSSGPEPARDIRCEFCGEFFENRKGLSSHVRSHLRQMGVTEWYVNGSPIDTLREILKRRTQSRPGGPPNPPGPSPKGLAKVVGSGGPGSSLEARSPADLHLSPLAKKLPPPPGSPLGHSPTASPPPTARKMFPGLAAPSLPKKLKPEQMRVEIKREMLPGALHGVPHPSEGPWAAPREDMAPLNLSSRAEPVRDIRCEFCGEFFENRKGLSSHARSHLRQMGVTEWSVNGSPIDTLREILKKKSKPCLIKKEPPAGDLAPALAEDGPPTPTPGPVQAPLPLAPMAGRPGTPGAGRAQVPRELSLAPITGAKPSATGYLGSVAAKRPLQEDRLLPAEVKAKTYIQTELPFKAKTLHEKTSHSSTEACCELCGLYFENRKALASHARAHLRQFGVTEWCVNGSPIETLSEWIKHRPQKVGAYRSYIQGGRPFTKKFRSAGHGRDSDKRPPLGLAPGGLAVVGRSAGGEPGPEAGRAADSGERPLAASPPGAVKAEEHQRQNINKFERRQARPPDASAVRGGEEANDLQQKLEEVRQPPPRVRPVPSLVPRPPQTSLVKFVGNIYTLKCRFCEVEFQGPLSIQEXYILEMNFSNVDPPPEEPRAPQAQTAAAEAP